Sequence from the Microbacterium dextranolyticum genome:
CTTCGGCACGCTCGTCACGGTCGACCGTCCGGCCGCCACGGGCGACTTCGTCGAGCTGAACCTGGTCGCGACGATCGACGGCGCCGAGATCGACCGCGCCGAGGGCGTGTCGTATGAGGTCGGCTCGGGCGAGCTGCTCGAGGGCATCGACGAGGCGATCGACTCTCTCACCGCCGGTGAGGACACCACCTTCCGCTCGAAGCTGGTCGGCGGCGACCACGCCGGTGACGAGGCCGAGGTCTCGGTGACCGTCACCGCCGTCAAGGAGCGCGAGCTGCCCGACGCCGACGACGACTTCGCGCAGATGGCGAGCGAGTTCGACACGATCGGCGAGCTGCGCGACAGCCTCACCGAGCGCGTCTCCGAGCAATCGGTCTTCGTCCAGGGCGCCGCGGCGCGCGACAAGCTCGTCGAGGCTCTCATCGAGGCCGCCGACATCCCCGTTCCCGCACAGCTGGTCGAGGACGAGGTGCACACCCACCTCGAGGGCGAGGGTCGCCTCGAGGACGAGGAGCACCGCGCCGAGGTGACCGCGGCGAGCGAGAAGCAGTTCCGCACGCAGATGATCCTCGACAAGCTGGCCGAGGCGCACGAGGTCCAGGTCTCGCAGGAAGAGCTCACCCAGTACCTCATCCAGTCGGCTGCGCAGTACGGCATGGCGCCGCAGGAGTTCGTCGACGCGCTGCAGAGCCAGAACCAGCTGCCGCTCATGGTCGGCGAGGTCGCTCGCAACAAGGCGCTCGCGATCGCTCTGGGCAAGGTCACGGTTCTCGACACGAACGGCAAGGCGGTCGATCTGACCGGTTTCGTCGCGGTCGACGAAGACGACGCCGACGACGCTGCTGCTCCCGCCGAGCAGGCACCCGCCGAGGAGGCTGCCGCTGAGGAGGCTCCCGCCGAGGCGAAGCCGGCCAAGAAGCCGGCGGCCCGCAAACCCGCCGCCAAGAAGGCCGATGCCGGCGAGGCGTCGGACAAGCCCGCCGCCAAGAAGCCGCGCGCCAAGAAGGCCGACGCCGAGTAATCCTCCGCGTCGAATCGAAGGGTCGGATGCCACGGCATCCGACCCTTCGTCGTCGATGTGGACGTGCCGGCGCTGCGGCGTCGGACACGCACTCCGCCGACGGCGAACACGGGCGGGACCGCCTGCGCGCATCGGTAGATTCGATGGCATAGTCACCCGAACAGGAGCACACACATGGCTGGCGAACCACTGGTCGCGACGAGCGTCTTCGACAGGCTGCTGCGAGACCGCATCATCTGGTTGGGCTCGGAGGTGCGCGACGAGAACGCGAACGAGATCTGCGCCAAGATCCTTCTCCTCGCCGCGGAGGACTCCGAGCGCGACATCTACCTCTACGTGAACTCGCCCGGCGGATCGATCACCGCAGGCATGGCGATCTACGACACGATGCAGTTCGTCCCGAACGACATCGTGACCGTCGGCATCGGCATGGCCGCGTCGATGGGTCAGCTGCTGCTGACCGCCGGCACCAAGGGCAAGCGCTACATCACGCCGAACGCGCGCGTGCTGCTGCACCAGCCCCACGGCGGTTTCGGCGGCACGGCCAGCGACATCCAGACGCAGGCGCAGCTGATCCTCGACATGAAGAAGCGGCTCGCCGAGATCACGGCGTCGCAGACGGGCAAGTCCGTCGAGCAGATCAATGCCGATGGCGACCGCGACCGCTGGTTCACCGCGCAGGAAGCCCTCGAGTACGGCTTCGTCGACCACATCCGCGAGTCGGCCTCCGACGTCG
This genomic interval carries:
- the tig gene encoding trigger factor, whose product is MVTSTVEKLTPTRVKLHISVTPEDLKPAIAHAYEHIAQDIQIPGFRKGKVPAPIIDQRVGRGAVIEHAVSEGLDGFYREAVTANEVRTVGRPAAEVIEWPNEKDFSGDLKVEVEVDVRPEFDLPELSGLTVTIDPVETDEAAIDAELDRLRARFGTLVTVDRPAATGDFVELNLVATIDGAEIDRAEGVSYEVGSGELLEGIDEAIDSLTAGEDTTFRSKLVGGDHAGDEAEVSVTVTAVKERELPDADDDFAQMASEFDTIGELRDSLTERVSEQSVFVQGAAARDKLVEALIEAADIPVPAQLVEDEVHTHLEGEGRLEDEEHRAEVTAASEKQFRTQMILDKLAEAHEVQVSQEELTQYLIQSAAQYGMAPQEFVDALQSQNQLPLMVGEVARNKALAIALGKVTVLDTNGKAVDLTGFVAVDEDDADDAAAPAEQAPAEEAAAEEAPAEAKPAKKPAARKPAAKKADAGEASDKPAAKKPRAKKADAE
- a CDS encoding ATP-dependent Clp protease proteolytic subunit, which codes for MAGEPLVATSVFDRLLRDRIIWLGSEVRDENANEICAKILLLAAEDSERDIYLYVNSPGGSITAGMAIYDTMQFVPNDIVTVGIGMAASMGQLLLTAGTKGKRYITPNARVLLHQPHGGFGGTASDIQTQAQLILDMKKRLAEITASQTGKSVEQINADGDRDRWFTAQEALEYGFVDHIRESASDVVGGGGTETTSAN